The Apis mellifera strain DH4 linkage group LG3, Amel_HAv3.1, whole genome shotgun sequence genome includes the window aattgaattgaaattaaattaatttgtacaaaagaaaaaaaaatatataaatatataataatatcaaatattatagatgGAAATCTTAAAtcactgaaaaaaattaaaataaaaataaaactcttaaagctctctctttcttcctctctccctctctcctttctctttttctttttttagtactattttgaaacaataatctattattattcattttttaaatataacattgcaaaaagaaaaagaatttaaaatatttattaaaacgataaattaaaagaaaatagataataaatgctataaaatgagaaaagaataaccaaataaataataattgaaatcaaataaaattaaaatgatacaacttaatattaatcaatagaaataaaaattcttctcttaaaaattccttaagtttcaatttagaattttattattagagtaGTTACTtagaataaaacatttttaaaacatatttaatttgtaatttatactttatttcctatattccattgaatataaaattatgaaaaaaattgaaaatttttagcaTATGGAATAcatgttttgatttttttcaaattttttattaaaaaaattttttaaaattaaaaaaaaaaattaaaaatagtgatTTCATCCAAACAAGtgacatttacatttttacagaggtatattatagatatatttattatggaattaacatatattatttttaagatttttgtaattaaaaaaattaaaaatctgtataaatatttcgaaatgctattttcttcgatatgaaagatacttttttaaatagcgtgtcatgatatatatatattttttatatgtatatatatatatatatatatatatatataaatttttttattatatatataataaaaaaaattttttaaagttaacgATCGAACAacgatcattaattaaattaaaataagaatattatttcagataattatatgataaaagaagaattttttatctatatgcATATTGATAGCCATTAAAAACtactatttaaaatcttattctaACTATATTTATGTGAAAACACAATATTggtacttattattattattggtacTTATATTCATTCTACATATCAATTACTGATCAGTTTaatgtgatataaataattaatagataaaaaatgcatactgatgcatatattatattcatatatcacgaatgaaaataaaattcaatgatttaacaaactaaattttttgcaaataatctGAAAGCTGATCgctaattatgtataaaaaatgaagttaTTCAATGCATATTTCAATGAGAAAGGAgctaattgttattttaattaaatattaatataattagaaaacacAGAATATAAACATCatcattataattgaaaaatatatatatttttaaatatatatttaaagatttatagctatcaatataagaaataaatagaataaatagagTAAATGAAATCTGAAGattcttctattatataattatcttcgaaataatattcttcgatttttttatatttaataattttattttatatttaataaactaccttttataataatatcaatttgattgacataataaataatgatataaaaaaatatatattcatagattACAATGGAAGAACTTCGTGCTGCAgacattgattataaaaagatatcgagTACAATTGAAAACGGTTCAGCCGTAGATGaagaaatagttaaaaaaaatgtattaaatgacGCAAATCCAATATCTGTCGTTAATCGAGTTTGGGGAGGAGATAAAAGATTATCGCTCTATGGATATACTCTTGAAACTATTAATTTACTTCTTTTACCAATGATGCAATCTAAGTATGtaactttcatattttaaatatttttaattataatcaatattataaacaaaaatacatatattcatgTACTATGAATTTgctagaaaaagataaaataatatttatatctcttgGACTAGTAATAGATGtaatgaaaagaaacaataGATGACAACAAAGTAAGGATGTAAATACATCATCTTTTTCTGCTTAACATATAGTACATTgatctttgtttttatttattgtatccatatgaattgaaattatataatttttatataggaaAGAATCATTGGGTTCCATGGGTAATGATGCCCCATTAGCTTGTCTTTCTCAATTTCAACCActcatttatgattattttaagcaATTGTTTGCTcaggtatttataaataaacattattagcAACATAAATGtaacattcttttcttttttttttttcaaaattcattttcaggTGACAAATCCACCGATAGATCCGTTTAGAGAAAAAATCGTAATGTCAATGCTTTGTCCTATTGGACCAGAAAGCAATATCCTTGAACCAAATGAACTGCAAGTgcatagattatttttatcacaacCTATACTTTCTTTAGATGATCTTGAAGTAATCAAACGAACAAAATATCGCGGTTggaaaactaaaataattgatgCGACATATCCCGTACAATATGGTCCATCTGGATTAGTTGATACATTAAATCGTGTCAGTCAAGAGGCTAATCATGCTGCAAAAGAAGGTTATCAATTTCTTGTTTTATCTGATCGACAAGGTAGTTCTGAAAggtaagattattatttaatatgtatattcttgtacgtttaattattatttttatattaatattattataaaaaaacaagaatatattatactaagtataatattttattattattagagtgCCTGTAAGTAGCTTATTAATATTGGGTGCAGTAcatcattatttaatcgaaGAACGACAACGTATGAAAGTTGGTCTTATTTTGGAAACTGCTGAGGCTAGAGAAGTGCATCATATATGTTTGCTACTTGGCTATGGAGCAGATGCTATTTGTCCATATCTTGTATTTGAAATGGCAAGAAACCTTCGTATGGATGGTGTATTAGATTCATCATTAACTGATAACGCTTTATGTTCggtatatctattaataacactataatatatattaataatgtataatattacatattctaataataaaatataaaaaaaacagtgataataataattatggataaaaataaacgaaaaatattacagaatTATGCAGAAGCAATGGAGAGAGGAATAGCAAAAGTAATGGCAAAAATGGGAATCTCTACATTACAATCTTATAAAGGAGCTCAAATTTTTGAAGCAGTTGGTTTATCCGATGAAGTTATTGATAAATGTTTCaaagtatgtattatattatgaaattagaatttttaattataacaattaaaaaatttttatagaaatacgaATGATTAAGAATTGGAtccaattaatgaaaattggtTATTATGATTCAATACTTTCAATGACGTACactattgtttttaaaattcaattttaacatatttaactttaaaaacaatatttaattttttgcaattttttgtattttctacACAGGGCACACAATCTCGTATTGGTGGAGtaacttttgatattttagcAAAAGAAGCATTTGAAAGACATCAAATTACATATTGGGAAAAATCTATGGACATGCTTATTATTCGCAACCCAGGAATCTATCATTGGAGATCTGGAGGAGAAAAACACATAAATGATCCTGAAAGTATTGCTAATTTGCAGgtaaaataagttaataataaatatcaaaattcttcaatttaatatatataggaaatataattgttgctatgattttttatgaatttttgtcaaaaaaatatttcgaacaaaaattaatctatttttaaaatgtaaattgcatacaatttataaaaaattgaagatttaaataaaaatcaagattaaatttatgtaatattaaatttaataatattaaatttatataatattgtgtatttcttattttataatattgttcaaaacaatttaataacttctataattaaaataatctttaatttaaaaatatgaggtcaaatgatttaattgtaacaaaattgagatcaataattaaatatttagatccTATTCtcttaatcttatatttttagaatcacattaattctattaatcttattaatcttattcttTGGTTTCCTGATTTgtctttattagatttttttttcataggaTCATATAATTCATACTGAGCAGATTCAAAATacagtaaatttatattattaagaagtttatcatgataatattataataacaaattatataataacaatattaacttattttatcaatatgtttataattacaatttgaacaaatttattattataattggatatataaatacataaaaattaatttgatacaattaaaataatttatcataataaaatttctttttattaattccataatacattttatataatataaaattaaaaattagaaaatatagtattatGTAAGAAATTCaatgtgattttaattttttattgaaaaaaattttatttagaaattttttatattgcaatttataatgcaattttattttgtttgaaacattttcttcttatgaatttttttatcagaaatttatgaaaaatcatgAGATATACACACATTATTCatacattctatatataaaaatatcgaagcatttatttcaacaaataaaaagatgataattactattatttcttttcaacattttttttcaggattatgtgaattcaaaaaattggaatgcttatgataaatatcgaaaaactACAATGGAAATGATAAAAGCTTGTACTTTGCGTGGTCAATTGGAATTAGTAAAAAAGGCGGAAAAGTCAATACCCATTGAAGAAGTTGAACCAGCATCTGAAATTGTGAAACGATTTGCAACAGGAGCTATGAGTTTTGGAAGCATTTCTATGGAAGCACATACTACTTTAGCAATTGCTATGAATAATATCGGCGGTAAATCAAATACTGGTGAAGGAGGTGAAAATGCTGATaggtatttaattaaacttataaaaattatatttttcataaattacatataaaatacatacatacatataaaaaaataaataatctctttccatctctttttttgtatatgtttTCTAAAATGCTTATAaagaatcatataataaataacaatatacgtaaaatttgccattttcagatatttaaatcaaaatccagaatttaataaacgatCAGCCATTAAACAAGTTGCAAGTGGTCGCTTTGGTGTAACATCGAGTTATTTGGCAAATGCTGATGATCTTCAAATCAAAATGTCACAAGGAGCAAAACCGGGAGAAGGAGGTGAATTGCCTGGTTATAAAGTaagcatattattttttaaagtagatttttattctcaaaaagATGATTTAATTGATCACATGGAAATCACtgttatttaaagtaaataatctTACAatctagatatttattatattatttattatatttattttcttaaaataatttattatatcttattatttattatattacataatatattatataatatatcttgtttGAGTTCTTATTACACAGAAgtgttatttatcattaaataagtaTCATGTTATTGATCAATATAGACATGGTTCAAATATCGATGGTATatttgaaatggaaattttatatattataataaaatatatcaaacaaaaattaattgtattgcatatataatacaaaatcgaattataaatatcgaattatatgaGTACAATTTATACAGGTTACTGCTGAAATTGCTGCAACTAGACACTCAGTACCTGGTGTAGGTTTAATTTCACCACCACCACATcatgatatttattcaattgaaGATCTTGCAGaactaatttatgatttaaaatgcgCAAATCCAAATGCTCGTATTTCTGTTAAATTGGTATCAGAAGTAGGGGTAGGTGTAGTTGCATCAGGTGTAGCTAAggtaattatgtaaataaataagtatataagttaattatacttagaaatatgtatttcttttattatgtcgtttttcaattcttattatattttcttttatttaaattttatttttattaatttttgcagGGTAAAGCAGAGCATATCGTAATATCTGGTCATGATGGTGGAACTGGTGCTAGTACCTGGACAGGAATAAAATCCGCTGGATTACCGTGGGAATTAGGAGTTGCAGAAACTCATCAAATTTTAACTCTAAATAATCTTCGTTCACGTGTCATCGTACAAGCAGATGGTCAAATGCGTACTGGATTTGATGTAATAGTTGCAGCTCTTTTAGGTGCTGATGAATTTGGTTTTAGTACTGCACCTTTAATTTCCATGGGTTGTACTATGATGAGGAAATGTCATTTAAATACTTGCCCTGTGGGTATTGCAACTCAAGATCCAGaacttcgaaaaaaatttaatgggaAACCAGAACATGTGATTAACTTTTTCTTTGCACTGGCAGAAGAGGTAtgttatattagaataaaataaagaattttcaaatttgattaaaaatatatttattaatatatatattataataaaaaatgttaaaacatataagataatttttttttattattatttaggtaCGTTCTTATATGGCCGATCTTGGATTACgtaaatttcaagatttaatCGGTCGTACAGATTTGTTAAAAGTTCGCAATGATATCATAATAGAAAAGGCTAAAACATTAAACctcgataatattttacgtAATGCACTTGAACTCAGGCCAGGAGTAAATATTCAGGGAGGATCAGTAAAACAAGATTTTCAATTAGAAAATAGACTGGATAATTGTGTGATTGAATTAATCACAGATGTATTGAATGGAAAACAAAATTGTgttgatattgaattaaatattaacaatgaaTGTAGAGCATTTGCAGCAACATTAAGCTATCATATTTCAAAGTAAATAgttttttgttacatttttaaattttttcttaatttttttttaaatatgtttgtaaacatatattttcaataattatttttctttttatttttgcatcaaTAGATTATATGGTGAAAATGGTTTACCTGAAGgtagtattaatataaaaatgaaaggtTCTGCAGGTCAGAGTTTTTGTGCTTTCATGACCAAAGGCATTCATGTTACTCTTGAAGGAGATGCTAATGATTATGTTGctaaagtaaattttcttaatttaatcattcaaaaaaaaaaaaaaaagattatcaaCAGTTTATACattgtatacatttttataatttttagggTTTATGTGGAGGAGAAGTTGTTATATATCCACCAAAGGACTGTACTTTTAATTCCAATACAAATGTAATCGTTGGTAATGTTTGTCTTTATGGTGCAACATCTGGTAAAGCGTATTTTCGAGGAATTGCTGCTGAAAGATTTTGTGTTCGTAATAGTGGCGCAATAGTAGTAGTTGAAGGTGTTGGTGATCATGGATGTGAATATATGACTGGTGGTTGTGCGATAATTTTGGGACTTACTGGTCGGAATTTCGCTGCTGGAATGTCTGGTGGGATAGCCTATGTTTTAGATGTAGATGGATCGTTCAAAAGGTATGAGTCCTTCATAATTTGtgctttttatatttcttattatattattatgtatacagaatgtatatacagaatatatttggaatatgaatataaagttcattctttttatgttttgcTTTATTCaaacttaaattgcttataaactTGATGAATAAgttgaatcgaaaaatatgaaaatatttttatatatcaatttatatttaaaatcaattttaaatataaattaatctgaaGATatccagaaatatatattaaaatatattaactcattaagaatataatgttTACATTATAGTACCGCT containing:
- the LOC413372 gene encoding putative glutamate synthase [NADPH] isoform X4, yielding MTMVPEAWQNDLTMATEKRDFYHWAACAMEPWDGPALLTFTDGRYVGAILDRNGLRPSRFYVTKDNMMVMASEVGVYDTPSSNIVLKSRLKPGRMLLVDTYEKKIIEDVELKLQISRSRPHSKWLKDQMITMEELRAADIDYKKISSTIENGSAVDEEIVKKNVLNDANPISVVNRVWGGDKRLSLYGYTLETINLLLLPMMQSKKESLGSMGNDAPLACLSQFQPLIYDYFKQLFAQVTNPPIDPFREKIVMSMLCPIGPESNILEPNELQVHRLFLSQPILSLDDLEVIKRTKYRGWKTKIIDATYPVQYGPSGLVDTLNRVSQEANHAAKEGYQFLVLSDRQGSSERVPVSSLLILGAVHHYLIEERQRMKVGLILETAEAREVHHICLLLGYGADAICPYLVFEMARNLRMDGVLDSSLTDNALCSNYAEAMERGIAKVMAKMGISTLQSYKGAQIFEAVGLSDEVIDKCFKGTQSRIGGVTFDILAKEAFERHQITYWEKSMDMLIIRNPGIYHWRSGGEKHINDPESIANLQDYVNSKNWNAYDKYRKTTMEMIKACTLRGQLELVKKAEKSIPIEEVEPASEIVKRFATGAMSFGSISMEAHTTLAIAMNNIGGKSNTGEGGENADRYLNQNPEFNKRSAIKQVASGRFGVTSSYLANADDLQIKMSQGAKPGEGGELPGYKVTAEIAATRHSVPGVGLISPPPHHDIYSIEDLAELIYDLKCANPNARISVKLVSEVGVGVVASGVAKGKAEHIVISGHDGGTGASTWTGIKSAGLPWELGVAETHQILTLNNLRSRVIVQADGQMRTGFDVIVAALLGADEFGFSTAPLISMGCTMMRKCHLNTCPVGIATQDPELRKKFNGKPEHVINFFFALAEEVRSYMADLGLRKFQDLIGRTDLLKVRNDIIIEKAKTLNLDNILRNALELRPGVNIQGGSVKQDFQLENRLDNCVIELITDVLNGKQNCVDIELNINNECRAFAATLSYHISKLYGENGLPEGSINIKMKGSAGQSFCAFMTKGIHVTLEGDANDYVAKGLCGGEVVIYPPKDCTFNSNTNVIVGNVCLYGATSGKAYFRGIAAERFCVRNSGAIVVVEGVGDHGCEYMTGGCAIILGLTGRNFAAGMSGGIAYVLDVDGSFKSKCNPDMVELLPLNKQEDIAYVKELLKEFVEKTGSFIAQDLLMLWPEPTTRFVKVFPYEYQRALKQVKETKQIQPISNGSSQTLNVQVKDIEDAIANIDMAQHKLDKIRGFMKYKRQMEIYRPIENRIADWNEIYNFQSVRKGLRIQAARCMECGVPFCQSSHGCPLGNIIPKWNDLVFQSNWKEALNQLLQTNNFPEFTGRVCPAPCEGACVLSISEPAVTIKNIECAIIDHAFEQGWIVPYPPKMRTGRRIVIIGSGPAGLAAAHQLNKAGHLVTVYERNDRIGGLLQYGIPTMKLSKQVVQRRVSLLAAEGIIFKTGVDVGKHISVKELREQYDAMLICTGATWPRDLQIPGRHLEGIHFAVNFLEHWQKKQMGNDVSLDIRLIAKDKDVIIIGGGDTGCDCIATSLRQGAKSITTFEILPEPPSKRAHDNPWPQFPRVFKVDYGHEEVSLKFGRDPRQFSTLSKEFLDNGSGHVSGIKTISVSWMMENGRWKMEEISGTEKIYKCDLVLLAMGFLGPEKYIATELNTTMDERGNFKTSLGKYETSLTGIYAAGDCRRGQSLVVWAITEGRQAAREIDLALMGKTGLPVSGGIINSIVN
- the LOC413372 gene encoding putative glutamate synthase [NADPH] isoform X6 codes for the protein MLLVDTYEKKIIEDVELKLQISRSRPHSKWLKDQITMEELRAADIDYKKISSTIENGSAVDEEIVKKNVLNDANPISVVNRVWGGDKRLSLYGYTLETINLLLLPMMQSKKESLGSMGNDAPLACLSQFQPLIYDYFKQLFAQVTNPPIDPFREKIVMSMLCPIGPESNILEPNELQVHRLFLSQPILSLDDLEVIKRTKYRGWKTKIIDATYPVQYGPSGLVDTLNRVSQEANHAAKEGYQFLVLSDRQGSSERVPVSSLLILGAVHHYLIEERQRMKVGLILETAEAREVHHICLLLGYGADAICPYLVFEMARNLRMDGVLDSSLTDNALCSNYAEAMERGIAKVMAKMGISTLQSYKGAQIFEAVGLSDEVIDKCFKGTQSRIGGVTFDILAKEAFERHQITYWEKSMDMLIIRNPGIYHWRSGGEKHINDPESIANLQDYVNSKNWNAYDKYRKTTMEMIKACTLRGQLELVKKAEKSIPIEEVEPASEIVKRFATGAMSFGSISMEAHTTLAIAMNNIGGKSNTGEGGENADRYLNQNPEFNKRSAIKQVASGRFGVTSSYLANADDLQIKMSQGAKPGEGGELPGYKVTAEIAATRHSVPGVGLISPPPHHDIYSIEDLAELIYDLKCANPNARISVKLVSEVGVGVVASGVAKGKAEHIVISGHDGGTGASTWTGIKSAGLPWELGVAETHQILTLNNLRSRVIVQADGQMRTGFDVIVAALLGADEFGFSTAPLISMGCTMMRKCHLNTCPVGIATQDPELRKKFNGKPEHVINFFFALAEEVRSYMADLGLRKFQDLIGRTDLLKVRNDIIIEKAKTLNLDNILRNALELRPGVNIQGGSVKQDFQLENRLDNCVIELITDVLNGKQNCVDIELNINNECRAFAATLSYHISKLYGENGLPEGSINIKMKGSAGQSFCAFMTKGIHVTLEGDANDYVAKGLCGGEVVIYPPKDCTFNSNTNVIVGNVCLYGATSGKAYFRGIAAERFCVRNSGAIVVVEGVGDHGCEYMTGGCAIILGLTGRNFAAGMSGGIAYVLDVDGSFKSKCNPDMVELLPLNKQEDIAYVKELLKEFVEKTGSFIAQDLLMLWPEPTTRFVKVFPYEYQRALKQVKETKQIQPISNGSSQTLNVQVKDIEDAIANIDMAQHKLDKIRGFMKYKRQMEIYRPIENRIADWNEIYNFQSVRKGLRIQAARCMECGVPFCQSSHGCPLGNIIPKWNDLVFQSNWKEALNQLLQTNNFPEFTGRVCPAPCEGACVLSISEPAVTIKNIECAIIDHAFEQGWIVPYPPKMRTGRRIVIIGSGPAGLAAAHQLNKAGHLVTVYERNDRIGGLLQYGIPTMKLSKQVVQRRVSLLAAEGIIFKTGVDVGKHISVKELREQYDAMLICTGATWPRDLQIPGRHLEGIHFAVNFLEHWQKKQMGNDVSLDIRLIAKDKDVIIIGGGDTGCDCIATSLRQGAKSITTFEILPEPPSKRAHDNPWPQFPRVFKVDYGHEEVSLKFGRDPRQFSTLSKEFLDNGSGHVSGIKTISVSWMMENGRWKMEEISGTEKIYKCDLVLLAMGFLGPEKYIATELNTTMDERGNFKTSLGKYETSLTGIYAAGDCRRGQSLVVWAITEGRQAAREIDLALMGKTGLPVSGGIINSIVN
- the LOC413372 gene encoding putative glutamate synthase [NADPH] isoform X5 codes for the protein MLLVDTYEKKIIEDVELKLQISRSRPHSKWLKDQMITMEELRAADIDYKKISSTIENGSAVDEEIVKKNVLNDANPISVVNRVWGGDKRLSLYGYTLETINLLLLPMMQSKKESLGSMGNDAPLACLSQFQPLIYDYFKQLFAQVTNPPIDPFREKIVMSMLCPIGPESNILEPNELQVHRLFLSQPILSLDDLEVIKRTKYRGWKTKIIDATYPVQYGPSGLVDTLNRVSQEANHAAKEGYQFLVLSDRQGSSERVPVSSLLILGAVHHYLIEERQRMKVGLILETAEAREVHHICLLLGYGADAICPYLVFEMARNLRMDGVLDSSLTDNALCSNYAEAMERGIAKVMAKMGISTLQSYKGAQIFEAVGLSDEVIDKCFKGTQSRIGGVTFDILAKEAFERHQITYWEKSMDMLIIRNPGIYHWRSGGEKHINDPESIANLQDYVNSKNWNAYDKYRKTTMEMIKACTLRGQLELVKKAEKSIPIEEVEPASEIVKRFATGAMSFGSISMEAHTTLAIAMNNIGGKSNTGEGGENADRYLNQNPEFNKRSAIKQVASGRFGVTSSYLANADDLQIKMSQGAKPGEGGELPGYKVTAEIAATRHSVPGVGLISPPPHHDIYSIEDLAELIYDLKCANPNARISVKLVSEVGVGVVASGVAKGKAEHIVISGHDGGTGASTWTGIKSAGLPWELGVAETHQILTLNNLRSRVIVQADGQMRTGFDVIVAALLGADEFGFSTAPLISMGCTMMRKCHLNTCPVGIATQDPELRKKFNGKPEHVINFFFALAEEVRSYMADLGLRKFQDLIGRTDLLKVRNDIIIEKAKTLNLDNILRNALELRPGVNIQGGSVKQDFQLENRLDNCVIELITDVLNGKQNCVDIELNINNECRAFAATLSYHISKLYGENGLPEGSINIKMKGSAGQSFCAFMTKGIHVTLEGDANDYVAKGLCGGEVVIYPPKDCTFNSNTNVIVGNVCLYGATSGKAYFRGIAAERFCVRNSGAIVVVEGVGDHGCEYMTGGCAIILGLTGRNFAAGMSGGIAYVLDVDGSFKSKCNPDMVELLPLNKQEDIAYVKELLKEFVEKTGSFIAQDLLMLWPEPTTRFVKVFPYEYQRALKQVKETKQIQPISNGSSQTLNVQVKDIEDAIANIDMAQHKLDKIRGFMKYKRQMEIYRPIENRIADWNEIYNFQSVRKGLRIQAARCMECGVPFCQSSHGCPLGNIIPKWNDLVFQSNWKEALNQLLQTNNFPEFTGRVCPAPCEGACVLSISEPAVTIKNIECAIIDHAFEQGWIVPYPPKMRTGRRIVIIGSGPAGLAAAHQLNKAGHLVTVYERNDRIGGLLQYGIPTMKLSKQVVQRRVSLLAAEGIIFKTGVDVGKHISVKELREQYDAMLICTGATWPRDLQIPGRHLEGIHFAVNFLEHWQKKQMGNDVSLDIRLIAKDKDVIIIGGGDTGCDCIATSLRQGAKSITTFEILPEPPSKRAHDNPWPQFPRVFKVDYGHEEVSLKFGRDPRQFSTLSKEFLDNGSGHVSGIKTISVSWMMENGRWKMEEISGTEKIYKCDLVLLAMGFLGPEKYIATELNTTMDERGNFKTSLGKYETSLTGIYAAGDCRRGQSLVVWAITEGRQAAREIDLALMGKTGLPVSGGIINSIVN
- the LOC413372 gene encoding putative glutamate synthase [NADPH] isoform X3, whose amino-acid sequence is MRQVFVAGNEDININLERQVFILRKRSSHSIPQLGIRYYICSLSIRTIVYKGQLTADQLWLYFLDLKSPNFETYLALVHTRFSTNTFPSWERAHPLRLLAHNGEINTLRGNVNLMKAREGVMSSKVFGEQLKQLYPVVEPNLSDSGAVDCVLEFLVMVGQRSLPEAVMTMVPEAWQNDLTMATEKRDFYHWAACAMEPWDGPALLTFTDGRYVGAILDRNGLRPSRFYVTKDNMMVMASEVGVYDTPSSNIVLKSRLKPGRMLLVDTYEKKIIEDVELKLQISRSRPHSKWLKDQMITMEELRAADIDYKKISSTIENGSAVDEEIVKKNVLNDANPISVVNRVWGGDKRLSLYGYTLETINLLLLPMMQSKKESLGSMGNDAPLACLSQFQPLIYDYFKQLFAQVTNPPIDPFREKIVMSMLCPIGPESNILEPNELQVHRLFLSQPILSLDDLEVIKRTKYRGWKTKIIDATYPVQYGPSGLVDTLNRVSQEANHAAKEGYQFLVLSDRQGSSERVPVSSLLILGAVHHYLIEERQRMKVGLILETAEAREVHHICLLLGYGADAICPYLVFEMARNLRMDGVLDSSLTDNALCSNYAEAMERGIAKVMAKMGISTLQSYKGAQIFEAVGLSDEVIDKCFKGTQSRIGGVTFDILAKEAFERHQITYWEKSMDMLIIRNPGIYHWRSGGEKHINDPESIANLQDYVNSKNWNAYDKYRKTTMEMIKACTLRGQLELVKKAEKSIPIEEVEPASEIVKRFATGAMSFGSISMEAHTTLAIAMNNIGGKSNTGEGGENADRYLNQNPEFNKRSAIKQVASGRFGVTSSYLANADDLQIKMSQGAKPGEGGELPGYKVTAEIAATRHSVPGVGLISPPPHHDIYSIEDLAELIYDLKCANPNARISVKLVSEVGVGVVASGVAKGKAEHIVISGHDGGTGASTWTGIKSAGLPWELGVAETHQILTLNNLRSRVIVQADGQMRTGFDVIVAALLGADEFGFSTAPLISMGCTMMRKCHLNTCPVGIATQDPELRKKFNGKPEHVINFFFALAEEVRSYMADLGLRKFQDLIGRTDLLKVRNDIIIEKAKTLNLDNILRNALELRPGVNIQGGSVKQDFQLENRLDNCVIELITDVLNGKQNCVDIELNINNECRAFAATLSYHISKLYGENGLPEGSINIKMKGSAGQSFCAFMTKGIHVTLEGDANDYVAKGLCGGEVVIYPPKDCTFNSNTNVIVGNVCLYGATSGKAYFRGIAAERFCVRNSGAIVVVEGVGDHGCEYMTGGCAIILGLTGRNFAAGMSGGIAYVLDVDGSFKSKCNPDMVELLPLNKQEDIAYVKELLKEFVEKTGSFIAQDLLMLWPEPTTRFVKVFPYEYQRALKQVKETKQIQPISNGSSQTLNVQVKDIEDAIANIDMAQHKLDKIRGFMKYKRQMEIYRPIENRIADWNEIYNFQSVRKGLRIQAARCMECGVPFCQSSHGCPLGNIIPKWNDLVFQSNWKEALNQLLQTNNFPEFTGRVCPAPCEGACVLSISEPAVTIKNIECAIIDHAFEQGWIVPYPPKMRTGRRIVIIGSGPAGLAAAHQLNKAGHLVTVYERNDRIGGLLQYGIPTMKLSKQVVQRRVSLLAAEGIIFKTGVDVGKHISVKELREQYDAMLICTGATWPRDLQIPGRHLEGIHFAVNFLEHWQKKQMGNDVSLDIRLIAKDKDVIIIGGGDTGCDCIATSLRQGAKSITTFEILPEPPSKRAHDNPWPQFPRVFKVDYGHEEVSLKFGRDPRQFSTLSKEFLDNGSGHVSGIKTISVSWMMENGRWKMEEISGTEKIYKCDLVLLAMGFLGPEKYIATELNTTMDERGNFKTSLGKYETSLTGIYAAGDCRRGQSLVVWAITEGRQAAREIDLALMGKTGLPVSGGIINSIVN